Proteins found in one Verrucomicrobiota bacterium genomic segment:
- a CDS encoding Zn-dependent oligopeptidase: MNSKTILILTPLYLLTACHSVPPRTDSTAMSFEDYQKKAARFHSVFSLPTFETSTNAIDSSIKSTIATANAALDRLGKLAPARVTFENTVRALDDIGYQANLTAIRISLIKETSTNAAVRDAATDATKVLQEWAVGLDYREDVYAAVKAFAATHPKLIGEDAKLFSETLRDYKRAGLELPKPERDEVERMRKELSRLTTDFESNITKVQRPVKFTKTELVGVPESFLNQKGVKTGDDEYTVMANITFHYLMLMENAKSEDVRKRFLIIHDTLAKEENVPLLQKILELRDKIAHKLGYATWADYQIEPKMAKTAANARDFLERLKTGLQPKFDAEIAEFRALKVKETGDASAKINVWDWRYYSNQLKKEKYTIDAEALRVYFPYLKVLQGMFNIYQSIFGLKFERLEPPYKWIDDLQLYAVSDATTGEPLGLFYLDMFPREGKYNHFAQFGIIDGKALPDGKYQRPTVALVCNFPPPEKDQPSLLAHQEVETLFHEFGHALHSIVTRAKYGRFSGTSVPRDFVEAPSQMLENWVWDKKVLDSFAADYRDPSKKIPPAILAQLKEARLATEGTRYRRQLSFGLLDLALHTQIHEGGNTDAVKLSNEILSDVFFPVPEGTAFVAYFGHLMGYDAGYYGYAWADAIAADMATVFEKAPGGYFDANAGRRLRKEIYEPGDSRDVNISIEKFLGRPRSIEPFLKQIGIGKSSSSGNAGDKG, encoded by the coding sequence ATGAATTCGAAAACCATTTTGATTCTGACACCACTTTACCTGCTCACAGCCTGCCACTCCGTTCCACCCCGAACCGACAGCACTGCGATGTCGTTTGAGGATTATCAGAAGAAAGCGGCCCGCTTCCATTCCGTCTTCAGCTTGCCGACATTTGAGACGAGCACCAACGCCATCGACTCTTCGATCAAGAGCACCATCGCCACGGCCAATGCCGCGTTGGATCGGCTCGGCAAGCTGGCACCCGCCAGGGTCACGTTTGAGAATACCGTGCGCGCGCTGGACGACATCGGTTATCAGGCCAATCTCACGGCGATTCGGATCAGCCTAATTAAGGAAACCAGCACCAACGCCGCCGTTCGCGATGCCGCCACCGACGCGACCAAGGTTTTGCAGGAATGGGCGGTGGGGTTGGATTATCGCGAGGATGTTTACGCGGCGGTCAAGGCGTTCGCCGCCACGCATCCGAAATTGATCGGCGAGGACGCCAAACTGTTTTCCGAAACGTTGCGCGATTACAAACGGGCCGGCCTGGAATTGCCGAAGCCGGAACGCGACGAAGTTGAGAGGATGCGCAAGGAACTGAGCCGGCTGACGACGGATTTTGAGAGCAACATCACCAAGGTGCAAAGGCCGGTTAAGTTCACGAAGACCGAACTGGTGGGTGTGCCGGAAAGTTTTCTCAATCAGAAGGGCGTCAAAACCGGCGACGACGAATACACCGTCATGGCCAACATCACATTTCATTACTTGATGCTGATGGAGAATGCCAAGAGCGAGGACGTTCGGAAAAGGTTCTTGATCATCCACGACACACTGGCCAAGGAAGAAAATGTTCCGTTGTTGCAAAAGATTCTCGAACTGCGCGACAAGATTGCGCACAAACTCGGTTACGCGACCTGGGCGGATTATCAGATCGAACCGAAGATGGCCAAGACGGCGGCCAACGCGCGGGATTTTCTTGAACGACTCAAGACCGGTTTGCAACCCAAGTTCGACGCGGAGATCGCCGAGTTTCGCGCGCTGAAGGTGAAGGAAACCGGCGATGCCAGCGCGAAGATCAATGTCTGGGACTGGCGTTACTACAGTAATCAATTGAAGAAGGAAAAATACACGATCGACGCCGAGGCGTTGCGCGTTTATTTCCCGTATCTAAAGGTGCTGCAAGGGATGTTCAACATTTACCAGAGCATCTTCGGGCTGAAGTTTGAGCGTCTTGAGCCACCGTACAAATGGATTGATGACCTGCAACTCTACGCCGTTTCGGACGCGACCACCGGCGAGCCACTCGGATTGTTCTATCTCGACATGTTTCCACGGGAAGGGAAATACAATCATTTCGCCCAGTTCGGCATCATCGACGGGAAGGCGCTGCCCGACGGGAAATACCAGCGGCCCACGGTGGCGTTGGTTTGCAACTTTCCACCACCGGAAAAAGACCAGCCATCACTGCTGGCCCATCAGGAAGTGGAGACGTTGTTCCACGAATTTGGGCACGCGCTGCATTCTATCGTGACCCGCGCCAAGTACGGCCGCTTTTCCGGCACCAGCGTGCCAAGGGACTTTGTCGAAGCGCCCTCCCAAATGCTGGAGAACTGGGTCTGGGACAAAAAGGTTTTAGACAGCTTCGCCGCCGACTACCGCGACCCGTCCAAAAAAATCCCGCCGGCAATTCTGGCGCAATTGAAAGAGGCAAGGCTCGCCACCGAAGGCACGCGCTACCGGCGTCAGCTTTCCTTCGGCCTGCTGGACCTGGCGTTGCACACGCAAATCCACGAGGGCGGAAACACGGACGCCGTGAAATTATCGAATGAGATTCTGAGTGACGTATTCTTTCCGGTGCCGGAAGGGACGGCGTTCGTCGCTTATTTTGGTCATCTGATGGGTTACGACGCCGGTTATTACGGTTACGCGTGGGCGGACGCCATCGCGGCGGACATGGCGACCGTGTTCGAGAAAGCGCCGGGCGGTTATTTCGACGCCAATGCCGGTCGCCGGTTGCGGAAGGAGATTTATGAACCCGGCGATTCGCGCGACGTGAACATTTCGATTGAGAAATTTCTCGGACGACCCCGATCCATTGAGCCTTTCCTCAAACAAATTGGGATTGGGAAAAGTTCATCCAGCGGCAACGCAGGCGATAAAGGTTGA
- a CDS encoding GxxExxY protein, with protein sequence MNADDFSKPDAGKAEAYPCKEETHAIIGCAFEVLNELGHGLNEKLYENSLVVEFKRRGIAFDQQRNFEVRYKGEHVGEFVPDLIAYGKVVVDAKCIDRITDHERGQMLNYLRITKLPVGLILNFKHAKLEFERIVLSNRR encoded by the coding sequence ATGAACGCAGATGATTTTTCCAAACCAGACGCCGGGAAGGCGGAGGCCTATCCGTGCAAAGAAGAGACTCATGCCATCATCGGCTGTGCGTTCGAGGTGTTGAACGAACTCGGACACGGCCTAAACGAGAAGCTTTATGAGAATTCGCTGGTCGTGGAATTCAAACGTCGCGGCATCGCTTTTGATCAACAGCGCAATTTTGAAGTGCGTTACAAAGGCGAGCACGTTGGCGAGTTCGTTCCGGATTTGATTGCTTACGGGAAAGTCGTCGTGGATGCCAAGTGCATTGACCGGATTACCGACCACGAACGCGGCCAAATGTTGAACTACCTGCGCATTACCAAACTTCCCGTTGGCCTGATTCTGAACTTCAAGCACGCCAAGCTGGAATTTGAAAGGATCGTTCTTTCTAACCGCAGATGA